The Gemmatimonadota bacterium region GAGATCCTGCTCCTCCTCTTCATTGCCGTACTATTCGGACTCTACCTCGGCGCGGCCACCGACAGCTTGCAGCGCTGGGTCGGCGCGCCCCGCGGCATCGCGCTCGCCAGCGCCGTGCTGCTCACTCTGCTCGGCGGGGTCGGCATCGCCTACCTCGTCGTGCCGCCCGTCGCCGAGCAGAGTGAGGAACTCGTCCAGGCCCTGCCCGCTCAACTGGTACGCTGGGAGGCCCAGCTCCTGGCGCTCGCCGCCAAGTCGCCGGTCGCCGCCCAGATCCTGGGGCCGCTGCGGGAGGGGGAAAGCTATGTAGGCACCATCGTGCAGCAGGTGGGGGGGTACTTCCGCGGCTTCGTGCCTTACGTCTTCAGCGGGTTGCAGTTCCTGATCCACGTCATCAGCGTCGGCGTCATGGGCATATACCTGGCGCTTCGGCCTGCCATCTACCGCGAAGGCTTCATCGCGCTCGCGCCCCCCGTGCACCGCGAGCTGGTGCGCGACCTGCTTGCCGAGCTCGGCCGCGTGCTCCGCGCCTGGATCGTAGGACAGCTCGTGGCCATGACCATCCTCGCCGTCCTGACCTGGATCGGCCTCGTCGTCCTGCGCGTGCCCTACGCCCTGGCCTTCGGCGTGTTCACCGGCGCCGTCGCCATTGTCCCGTTCTTCGGCACGCTCTTCTCGACGCTGCTCCCCGCTCTCTTCGTGCTCGGCACGGCCGGCGCCCTCAAGGCGTTGCTCGTCGTCGCGCTCGGCATCGGCGTGCACCTCGTCGAGGCCAATTTCGTGGCACCTATGATCATGGAGCGGCAGGTCCAGCTTCCGCCCGTACTCACCCTGCTCAGCGTTCTGGTCATGGCGCACCTGCTCAACGTCATCGGGCTGCTTGTCGCCGTGCCCGTGCTGGCCACCGTCATGGTCATCGCCCGCCGCATCTACGTGCACCGCGTGCTCGAGGACCAGGGCTTCCGCCGCGCGGTCCGCGACCACCCGGTCGAAGTCCGCCTCCCCGGCGACGGCGCCGTCCTCGTGCACCCCGCCGC contains the following coding sequences:
- a CDS encoding AI-2E family transporter, which codes for EILLLLFIAVLFGLYLGAATDSLQRWVGAPRGIALASAVLLTLLGGVGIAYLVVPPVAEQSEELVQALPAQLVRWEAQLLALAAKSPVAAQILGPLREGESYVGTIVQQVGGYFRGFVPYVFSGLQFLIHVISVGVMGIYLALRPAIYREGFIALAPPVHRELVRDLLAELGRVLRAWIVGQLVAMTILAVLTWIGLVVLRVPYALAFGVFTGAVAIVPFFGTLFSTLLPALFVLGTAGALKALLVVALGIGVHLVEANFVAPMIMERQVQLPPVLTLLSVLVMAHLLNVIGLLVAVPVLATVMVIARRIYVHRVLEDQGFRRAVRDHPVEVRLPGDGAVLVHPAAQHSTLPALLEQ